The following coding sequences lie in one Montipora foliosa isolate CH-2021 chromosome 11, ASM3666993v2, whole genome shotgun sequence genomic window:
- the LOC137976839 gene encoding uncharacterized protein: MVRVTFIIVLFLATFPLLAISAESEKISPLEELTIENDEQAYDDELSFDRLTEELKDESMEDDENLLEGKEDAAEMESNDNDEAFSEDPENDIVPDGEEDEDSEDMDEEDTYENEESSEDQEDYAAESIETNEDSVNQENNTLLTDKQGGNTTLASAALGICGSGLYDPINQRCCAGRIPYSHSLYVCCYGRIVLKTFAPTQCLQKFRCGSSFYSPRFQKCCFGQVVPIHYRCRRRRCNRVPYVLHTQKCCHGRVIPRGMPCTPFPIHFRCGGLPYNSRVHKCCYGQILRIKDRCTKKPCGLSFYVPRTQRCCHNRVSPRKVPCPRIPQFQCGGLFFDPRKRR; encoded by the exons ATGGTGAGAGTAACTTTTATCATCGTTTTGTTCCTGGCTACGTTTCCTCTTTTGGCGATAAGTGCAGAAAGCGAGAAGATATCTCCCCTCGAAGAATTAACAATCGAAAACGATGAACAAGCCTACGACGACGAGCTTTCTTTTGACCGGTTAACAGAAGAACTGAAAGATG aATCCATGGAAGACGACGAAAATTTGCTTGAAGGAAAAGAAGACGCTGCGGAGATGGAAAgcaatgataatgatgaag CTTTCAGCGAAGACCCGGAAAATGACATTGTCCCGGATGGAGAGGAAGATGAAGACAGCGAGGATATGGATGAAGAAGACACCTATGAAAACGAAG AGTCCAGTGAAGATCAGGAAGATTATGCAGCTGAATCGATTGAAACGAATGAAGACAGTGTTAACCAAGAGAACAACACTTTGTTGACAGACAAACAAG GTGGAAATACCACTCTCGCTTCAGCGGCCCTTGGGATATGTGGAAGCGGTCTATACGATCCCATCAATCAACGCTGCTGCGCTGGAAGGATTCCTTACAGTCATTCATTATACGTTTGCTGTTATGGTCGCATTGTGTTAAAGACATTTGCACCTacccaatgtttgcaaaaatttAGATGCGGAAGTTCCTTTTACAGTCCTCGTTTTCAGAAGTGCTGTTTTGGTCAGGTAGTGCCCATTCACTATCGATGCCGACGACGTCGGTGTAATCGGGTTCCATATGTGTTACACACCCAAAAATGCTGTCACGGTCGAGTTATTCCCAGGGGCATGCCCTGCACTccatttcccatacatttccgGTGTGGTGGCCTTCCATACAATTCTCGGGTTCACAAATGCTGTTACGGTCAAATTTTGCGCATCAAAGATAGATGCACCAAGAAGCCGTGCGGACTCTCGTTCTACGTTCCGCGCACCCAAAGATGCTGTCACAATCGTGTATCTCCCAGAAAAGTGCCATGCCCACGAATTCCCCAGTTCCAGTGTGGTGGCCTCTTTTTTGACCCACGGAAACGTCGATGA